The following are encoded together in the Emcibacter sp. SYSU 3D8 genome:
- a CDS encoding monovalent cation:proton antiporter-2 (CPA2) family protein yields the protein MTDSVLVEIALFLAASVFAAPIARKLGIGSVLGYLFAGIVIGPFGLGLIYSVYQVETILHFAEFGVVLLLFIIGLELRPKRLWTMRIPVFGLGSAQVALTGAALAGLGVLAGLPFLTALLIGLTLALSSTAFALQVLEEQKELSARHGRTAFSILLFQDLAAIPLIALLPLFALGGADTVGMSTLDALKAIGFIAVVVVGGRLLLNRVFPLIARSGVREAMTAAALLTVVTAALLMELGGLTAGLGAFIAGALLAESDYRHELQADIAPFEGLLLGLFFTAIGMSLNLALFLQKPLLILGLVLLLLAVKALVLYGLGRFSGLGDRPSRRLALAISQGGEFAFVILTAATAGQIMPAETASLLSVVVTLSMMATPLLLKLDSLLSSAQEAARTDFDDMPEREPGFVVIAGLGRFGQIVARVLRARGIPFTALDVSSEQVDFVRRFGNEIYYGDASRPDILHAARVGDAKAFVLAIDDTEAALRTAQIVRSSFPHVPVFARARDRNHAHALMELGVTSLRRETFHSALKLTEDILLGLGLSRDRAERTIDTFRRHDEERLANDFALAGDEERLRQRARLAAVELERLFTQDAAELDKGEAEKKAAE from the coding sequence ATGACTGACAGCGTGCTTGTTGAAATCGCCCTGTTCCTGGCCGCCTCGGTGTTCGCCGCACCTATCGCGCGCAAACTGGGCATTGGATCGGTGCTCGGTTACCTGTTTGCCGGCATCGTCATCGGTCCATTCGGGCTGGGCCTGATCTATTCGGTCTATCAGGTCGAGACCATCCTGCATTTCGCCGAGTTCGGTGTGGTGCTGCTGCTGTTCATCATCGGCCTGGAGTTGCGGCCCAAGAGGCTGTGGACCATGCGGATCCCGGTCTTCGGCCTGGGATCGGCGCAGGTGGCGCTGACCGGCGCCGCGCTGGCGGGGCTTGGCGTCCTTGCCGGCCTGCCGTTTCTGACGGCATTGCTGATCGGCCTGACCCTGGCGCTGTCCTCGACGGCCTTCGCCCTGCAGGTGCTGGAGGAGCAGAAGGAACTGAGCGCCCGCCACGGCCGCACCGCCTTCTCGATCCTGCTGTTCCAGGACCTGGCCGCGATCCCGTTGATCGCGTTGCTGCCGCTGTTTGCGCTCGGCGGCGCAGACACGGTCGGCATGTCGACGCTGGATGCGCTCAAGGCCATCGGTTTCATCGCCGTGGTGGTGGTCGGCGGCAGGCTGCTGCTGAACCGGGTATTTCCCCTGATCGCGCGATCCGGCGTGCGCGAGGCCATGACCGCGGCAGCGCTGCTAACCGTGGTGACAGCGGCCCTGCTGATGGAGTTGGGCGGCCTGACCGCGGGCCTGGGCGCGTTCATCGCCGGCGCGCTGCTGGCCGAATCCGATTACCGCCATGAATTGCAAGCCGACATCGCGCCGTTCGAGGGCCTGCTGCTGGGCCTGTTCTTCACCGCCATCGGCATGTCGCTGAACCTGGCGCTTTTCCTGCAGAAGCCGCTGCTGATCCTCGGCCTCGTGCTGCTGCTGCTCGCCGTCAAGGCGCTGGTCCTTTATGGTCTTGGACGCTTCAGCGGCCTGGGTGACCGGCCCTCGCGGCGGCTCGCGCTGGCCATCTCGCAGGGCGGCGAATTTGCTTTCGTCATCCTGACGGCAGCGACCGCCGGGCAGATCATGCCCGCTGAAACCGCGAGCCTGCTGAGCGTGGTTGTCACCCTGTCGATGATGGCGACGCCGCTGCTTCTCAAGCTCGACTCGCTGCTTTCGTCGGCGCAGGAGGCGGCAAGGACGGATTTCGACGACATGCCCGAGCGCGAGCCCGGCTTCGTGGTGATCGCGGGCCTGGGCCGGTTCGGCCAGATCGTTGCCCGTGTGTTGCGGGCGCGCGGCATTCCGTTCACGGCGCTCGATGTCAGTTCGGAGCAGGTCGATTTCGTGCGACGGTTCGGCAACGAGATCTATTATGGCGATGCCTCGCGTCCCGACATCCTGCATGCCGCGCGCGTCGGCGATGCGAAGGCCTTCGTGCTGGCCATCGACGACACCGAGGCCGCGCTCCGAACCGCCCAGATCGTCCGCAGCAGCTTTCCGCATGTGCCGGTATTCGCCCGCGCCCGCGATCGCAACCATGCCCATGCGCTGATGGAACTGGGCGTAACCAGCCTGCGCCGCGAGACCTTCCACTCGGCGCTCAAGCTGACCGAAGACATCCTGCTTGGCCTCGGCCTGTCCCGCGACCGCGCGGAGCGGACGATCGACACCTTCCGCCGCCACGACGAGGAGCGCCTGGCCAACGATTTCGCCCTGGCCGGCGACGAGGAGCGCCTGCGCCAGCGCGCCCGTCTGGCCGCCGTGGAACTGGAACGCCTGTTCACCCAGGACGCCGCCGAACTGGACAAGGGCGAGGCCGAGAAGAAGGCCGCCGAATAG
- a CDS encoding helix-turn-helix transcriptional regulator: MITAPQLRAARALLGLSQQQLADLASLSVPTIQRMESSDGVIRGNVDSLMKLVGALGVAGLELIDEGAVSAGGGRGIRFKSGG; this comes from the coding sequence ATGATAACTGCCCCGCAATTGCGGGCGGCCCGCGCCCTGCTCGGGTTGAGCCAGCAGCAACTCGCCGATCTGGCGAGTCTGTCGGTGCCGACCATCCAGCGTATGGAATCGAGCGACGGCGTCATCCGCGGCAATGTCGATTCCCTGATGAAACTGGTCGGCGCGCTGGGCGTCGCCGGTCTCGAACTCATCGACGAGGGCGCGGTCAGCGCCGGCGGCGGGCGGGGTATCCGCTTCAAGAGTGGGGGATAG